The stretch of DNA CTCATTTGGCCATTAATATATAGGATTCCCGTGAGTAGAAGacaaaattcttgaaaataATGAGCGATGTTTGGCTAAGCTAAATATTTTAGATATTCTAGGCACAACTGGATTCAGGGTGGAAGACTAGATTAATGGAGTCAATTGTGGAATCTGTCTTATAGAAAGGGTTCTGATGATTCATCTATGTTTTTCAATCTAAAATGTCAAAGATCTTGATTTGAGCAATTATTCTTTAATCTGTCTTGTTTTATATTtgagcatatttttttttctttattatgttTATATGCTTAGCCATATCAACATATCGGATTGGATCGGTCATGGTAATAGTGCATGATCGATCCAATCCTACATAATCaactttaaatattttttgagCTAGTAATTAACATTTTCAAGTATGGAATTTTTAATTTCTACATAAATTTTGAATTAATAGTTTTGATGTTGGGTTGACAGAGAAATGGGTTAGCTAATGCTATAGATATTGTAATGTTTGCTAGTTATAGATATGGATATGGGATTGCTGATGCTTGTTACAATGGGTTGGTCGAGTTTGAATATTGTTTCAATTCAGACATTCTTAAATTAGATGTTCTCAAAACTCATTAACTTGTAACTTGTTTCAaatttctgaaaaatcagcTTATCACTTCATTTGTCAAAATATGGAGAAGGTTGAGTTAGGTGGGAATGTTGAGATTCCTCGGGTAGGAATGATATTTAATTCAGAGAAGGAGGCTTATGACTTCTACAATAGTTATGGAGGAATATTGGGTTTTAGTATTAGAAGAGATTTTACACATAAGAGCCATAAAAACAAGGCAGTTATAACTTGTCGGAGATTTGTTTGTAATAAAGCTGGTTTTCGGAGAAAAGATAAATGAGACATCCATACTAAAAAACCATGAGCTGAGACAAGAACAGAGTGTTCGGCATGGATGGGGATATACTTGATGGAAAATGGAAATTACGAGTGTTGTGATTTTGTGGAAGAACATAATCACTCCCTTCATTTTCTAGGTACCATGCATTTTATGTGTTCCCAAAGGAAGATTTCAGAGATACATTCATATGAAATAGATTTAGCAGATGATTCAAGGATCAACCCTAAGGCGATATTTGAGTTAATGGGTAGGCAAGCTGGCGGGACAGAGAATCTTGGCTACATGTGTCAAGATCAGAAGAACTATCTACGAACTAAAAGACAAAATTCCTTATCTTATGGTGAAGCAGGGAGTTTGTTGAGATATTTTGAAGATCAGAGTAGAAATAATCCTTTGTTTATATACTCAATGCAGTTGGATAGTGATGAACAAATCACTAATATTTTTGGGGCTGATCCAAAAATGAGAAATGACTATACACAGTTTGGTGATGTTGTTAGTTTCGACACCACATTTTGCACTAACAAAGCATATAGGCCATTTGGGATATTTGCCAGTTTTAATCATCATAGAGGGGTGATTATATTCGGGGTTGCACTTTTATATGATGAAACGTTTGAATCTCTTAATTGGTTATTAGAAGCATTCGCGAAAGCAAATGGGTAGAAAAAATCTATAACCATTTTCACAGATCAAGCTGCTGCTATGGCAAAAGCATTACATGAAGTGTGGCCTGAGACATGGCATGGGTTGTGTACTTGGCACATAATGCAGAATGGAATTACACATCTGGATAATATGATGAAAGATGGCTCTTAATTTCTCATAGAGTTGAAAAAATTGTATATTTCAGTATGAGGAAGAATTACAGTTCgagcattcttgagaaaagTTACTTAGTGACTAcaacttggaaaaaaattcatGGTTGCTCCATAtctatgaaataaaatataaatgggCAAAGTGCTATATGAAAAACACTTTCACAATAGGCATGCGGAGTACACAGATCAGTGAGAGTTTTAATAGTGACTTGAAAGAATATCTAAAATCTTCTTTGGATgttgttcaattttttaatcaaaagggTTGTAAATGCTAAATGAGCTAATGAATTAAAAGTTGAGTTTAATTCAAGAAACAAACTTCCAAGGAACATGTTCGGGATGTCACTTGTTATTAAACAAGCTGGGGAAATCTATACTCCTTGCATTTTTTAGAGGTTTCAGGAGCAGTACAACTGGGTTAGTGTctacaaaataaatttttgaaatGAAGGCACTCTCGTTCATGAATATATGGTTAGTATTGTTGGTTCTGAATGTGAGTTCAAATGACTATTCAATGTAGTTGTAAGAAATATGAGACATTTGGCATTCTTTGTTGCCATTCCTTGAAAGTTTTGGATGTCCTAGATATCAAGTGTATCCCTAACAGTTATATTTTACGAAGATGGACACGGGTAGCAAGAAGCATGGTAGTGGAAGACCATAAGGGAAAACAAGTTGTCGAAGATGTGAATTTAGACTGTACACAACAATACAGATATCTTTGTCCACAACTTGTTAAGATAGCATTACAAGCTTCAAATTCAACTAAAGGATTTGCCTTGATAAAAAATGTTGTAAAAGAATAATGTCAACAACTTGAAAGTATCACTGTGTTTGATGGTCCAGAGACACTTGTCTCTAATAAGGTCTCCAGTACAAACAATGGACTAGTATTGAAGCAAAAAAATCCAGGTAAAAAAGGAAACAGAAGGAAGAAGAGTTGGGTAGAAAAAcaagggaagaaaaggaaaaatggagGACCAAATATCACTCAGTCAGTTGCTGAATTTACAATTTCAAATGTACCAGTTAGTTTCACCGAAGTTCTACAGGTTGTTATTTACAATTGTGGTCCATTAGCTTCACAAAGTTGCCATTTTcagtattttaaaatttattcatATTATTGTCATTATGCAGGGAACCTTGGATCAAGCTCTTTCTCAGTTTTCATCTCAAGCATCAGCATCATCTATTTTGCACCAATACTAGGAATGGGATTAAGGACATCATTTATCATCTTTGATCATTGATTTTGGTTGTTGAATTTGGATATTGATTTTGGATATTGATGGTTGttcagttttatttatttatttatttactacaTACCAATTGTTATTAACTTGAATATCTCTACTTATCTTTAGTTGGCTGGAATTTAGTATCTTGAAAACTTACATTTTTAGATTGTAGGTGAATCTTTAGCTCAAATTGGAAGAGCGCCTGGGATTTACCCAGGGTatgatggttcgaatccatcaagattcttGGATATGGTGTTGCTTGAGCTGAATTTTCAAGTGAGTGTGAAGTAATATTTTAAAATGGGGTTTTTGGACCTGGTTGTGATGGATTTAAGACCAAAGAAGAGAATGGTTGTTTAGTAATTTTCTGGCAAGACCGGGCCCTGTTTGCAGTTTCAGCTTGAAAGTGTAGTAGATTTGATTGATCATTTTTCATATGtcagcttttcttttcttctgtgtACAAAGGATTTCAGGTTTgttcttttttagtttttttttttagtttttagttttttgtttttttcattccataaatACATTGTAGTCTCTGGAAGGGTTTGAAGGTATTCTTCACCCTCTATTctacattttgtttttttatttattgaccTTTTCTTTTATGGCTTCCTTCTACACTCATTCTGAGCCTTGGTGTGCTTGTTTTAATACAAAATTGCCATTGCTTTGAATATCATAAATTATGAAGGTGTTTACAATATAGATGTTAATTTGCTTGGTTTCTAATTCTCTAGAAAGTCTACCCattttcaaatttctattctaGATTCACATATCAATATTCAATTTCAGACAAAACATATCATGCAAGCTTATGCCTACCATATCAGTTTTGGATTGACTTGAATGGTGAATGGTAGAAAGATTAGATCTAACCACAAAATTCTTGAGATTCTAATCCCACATAACCAGCACAGTTTTGTTGAGTATTGGTTAGTGGGTATGTttggatgaactgatgaagatCAATTAGTTGGTCTGATATGAAATTgagacaagccatcaaaatggACTTGTTTATAAATTGCTTTTCCATTTCCCCAACATTCACAAGACAAGTTAAAAAAGATGTAAAGTCAAATTACAAGAATCTTGATGGATTTGAACCATCATACCTTGGGTAATATTCAGGTCCTCTTCCAATTTGAGCTAAAGATTCACCTACAAATATAATTTGAGTACCATCTAATTGAATACTATAAATAAATGTGTAGCCTGATAAGCCCATCATAGAAGAACAACCAGCAACACTACTGCTATCCATAACATATCTATAATTAAGTAATAGAGAAAGGTAGTGAAAAAATTTACCATCAACACTCctacaacccaaaaaaaattaaactataaaTGGAACACTAACCCAATTGCATTGAAGAGGCAACAGTTGTATGAAGGAATGACCCTCCTGACAAGAATGCCTTCCATGCTATACTCGAAAACAAACCTAGAAGACAAAACATGCTCACTTCAAAATGCTATTCACACACAAAATTTAGTTTAGTGGCCCAACTGGAAGCATCAATTATGTTCtgaaagaagaatcagaacTTCTTAAATTTTAAACTTGAATGTCCATAAAAGATGAGCTACGGAGAAGGCAATGTGCAGGAAAGTAAGTGCCGCTCATGGAAAACAAGTCAAtcacctttaaaaaaaaaatcgtaaaCTAAAATTAGAGGCTAAACTTCGTACTCGAACAAGAAACAACCCACGCAAACCCAACATTTATGAACCGAATTACATGAGAAACGAATATGAACTTCAAACCCAAAGCAAAAACGTCTAAAAATGAGAATCTGAAAGGATGAAACTGAAAAAAAGTAACCCACTAAAATCATATCTAAAAGGAAACTTtcaattcaccaaaaaaagataaaaaaattactctagaaagaaataaaaaataatctaaaaacAAATCTGAGgagaattcaaaattgaagaacACAATACTTAATGGAAGAAATGTTTGCGAAGCGAGTATGTGTAGATGACAACAGTAGATTGAAAGAATTGAGATTCAGAGATTACTTGtacaagaaatgaagaaatttaagaatttaatagaagggaaagaaagaaaaggaaattccTTAACTTTGGTAGTGAGTAATATCTCTTAAAGGATTCTGTTTGCTCATGTCCAATGTTTGCAGAGGGAGCAACACGGCGGGGATGCACGATCGATTATATGTATTCTATCATTAgaatgagagggaggaagaaggagaagcccTAGTTCTATGACTTTTGTCTTCATGATttggagagaggagaggaggggaggaagaagaagaagagggggaaattttcaaaaacctAAACCGCTAACGTTTTCAGCCAACATGTTTTGCATCTCCCATCAGATCGTGACACGTGTCACTATCCGCATGTCATCATCGAAAGCCGTCTCCGCCGACTCTCCACCATATCCCTCTCCATAGAGGAGCTCGATCCCCAAAGCACTTAGTTCACGACCATTTTTAGAGCCCAAGCAGGAAAGAGTTTATTGAATGAATTGGGGAAGGTATGGGTTTAGAGGTGGGACATATGAGAGTGAAGATCCAAACCAAATGACTCTAGCAAAAGGGTAGTCCAGTAAAATGTGATTTGTGGTCTCGTCTTAGAATCCACAATGGTGACATAAAGAGTCTATAGGGATCTGACAATGCGAGAGGGCAATAGTTGACGCCAAGCCATTCACATAAGCCCTCCACAGAAGGCTTCTAATTTTAAGAAGAGTAGGGCATGACCAGATCCATTTCCAGAATTCTTCGGATATATGACAAAATGAGTGAGAAGTGGAGGAAGATGTGACTCTCTCAATCGGGCCATCGACTCTGTTACATAGAAGATGGTAAGCTGATTTTGTTGAGAAGCTACCATTCTTTGTTCCACCCCAAACGAGTAGGTCAGGACAAGGGAAAAGGCTCAAGTTGGTTTTAGTAATCTCTACGACATTAGAGGGGTGGAGGAGGTCAATGAGAAGATCCTTCCTCCAACAGTGGTTGTCCTGATCAATTAAGTCATAGACCTTTAAACCCATCGGTAGCCGAACAAGAGGAGATCTGATCTTAAAGTTAGGGTTGGTCGAGATCCACCTATCAAACTCAACTAAGATATCCATACCCAAACCAAAAGTCCAAAGAAGGCCTACCTGAAGGACCTTCCTTCCTTCAATGATACCTCACCACGCCTATGAAGGATTAGATCACAAACAAGCCTGAAGAAAGCCAACATTAGGGAAATAGAGCTGTTTCATAAACATGGCCCAATGTGAGGAAGGGAATTTCCAAAGACGCCAAGCTAATTGGCCGAGCAGAGCCCTATTATAAGCTTAGAGTCGTGGAATCTGAGCCCCCCTTTGTCTTTTGATTGACATAGGCACTGCCAAGAGATCCAATAGATCTTATTGTGGCCATCTTTCTCTCCGCAGTAGAAATGAGTAGAGGCCCTTTTGATCTTGACATGGTGGGAAGCTGGCAGCTGGATATGCGATGCTGCGAAAGTGTTCATTGAAAGACCCACTGATTTGATCATGACTTCTCGACCAACATGAGAAAGGAGATGCTGCTTCCAACCACTTAGGCGCTCTGATACCTTATCGGTCATTCCCTTGAAGAGTTGAGACTTGGACATCTCGAACTTAGTAGGGAGGCCAAGATATTTCTTGGGACCTTCAGAGTATGGCATCTTCATAATGATTAGAGAACCACCACTTGAATTTGGAAGCAGCATTTGGGCTGAATGTGAGCATGGACTTCTTACAGTTGATGAGTTACCCGTTGGCCTAGCAATATAAGTTGAGAAAGCCTTTGATATTCTGTATCTCTTGTAGATTAGCCTCGGCAAAGAGGAG from Macadamia integrifolia cultivar HAES 741 unplaced genomic scaffold, SCU_Mint_v3 scaffold86, whole genome shotgun sequence encodes:
- the LOC122070228 gene encoding protein FAR1-RELATED SEQUENCE 5-like — protein: MGIYLMENGNYECCDFVEEHNHSLHFLGTMHFMCSQRKISEIHSYEIDLADDSRINPKAIFELMGRQAGGTENLGYMCQDQKNYLRTKRQNSLSYGEAGSLLRYFEDQSRNNPLFIYSMQLDSDEQITNIFGADPKMRNDYTQFGDVVSFDTTFCTNKAYRPFGIFASFNHHRGVIIFGVALLYDETFESLNWLLEAFAKANG